In Henningerozyma blattae CBS 6284 chromosome 6, complete genome, the following are encoded in one genomic region:
- the RPC53 gene encoding DNA-directed RNA polymerase III subunit C53 (similar to Saccharomyces cerevisiae RPC53 (YDL150W); ancestral locus Anc_7.329), with protein MPGNQQRRLPRYLQNTHVVSSGPLAAGNFSSDKNGEMRRSYFKSGNSDSSSLVQKGLQTFGNADSISDDENEDKMAKGDKGSRFNMGREMSLQDWKKMEKELEQIEDDTQENIDPDDEEAWQAKRIEELFPVRPLRILHDDGEVHSKSDNTEEATSTEPSTREDTPIIKTEPDVNIKMEHSNEETVEAALSAEVNNNATDDPEMHAINEEEIVLENVQYTNDHNRILHKLHSINDKDGKFVFVQLPNILPDFTDLAPPKPESVEDEDTNKDGKENSGEKAKAALEKKPTKRLGALAKKAKKKDEGPPIVNQKELSGRIGTIRVHKSGKLSVKIGDVIMDVARGADPTFFQDIIAFNEKDENPVAEHLGLIDEKIIVMPKF; from the coding sequence ATGCCTGGTAATCAACAGCGGAGACTACCACGATACTTGCAAAATACACATGTTGTCAGTTCAGGCCCTTTGGCTGCTGGTAATTTTTCAAGTGATAAGAATGGTGAGATGAGAAGatcatattttaaatctGGTAACTCTGATTCGTCATCTCTGGTTCAAAAAGGTTTACAAACTTTTGGTAATGCAGATAGCATATCTGATGATGAGAATGAGGATAAGATGGCTAAAGGAGACAAAGGATCAAGGTTTAATATGGGTAGAGAAATGTCATTACAAGATTGGaagaaaatggaaaaagaGTTGGAACaaattgaagatgataCACAAGAGAATATTGATcctgatgatgaagaagctTGGCAGGCTAAAAGGATTGAAGAGTTATTTCCTGTCAGACCTTTACGTATTTTGCATGATGATGGCGAAGTACATTCAAAATCAGATAATACCGAAGAGGCTACTAGTACAGAACCTAGCACAAGAGAAGATACACCTATAATCAAAACTGAGCCAGATGTCAATATTAAAATGGAACATTCAAATGAGGAGACTGTTGAGGCAGCTTTGAGTGCTGAAgtgaataataatgcaaCTGATGATCCAGAAATGCATGCcattaatgaagaagaaatagtACTTGAAAATGTTCAATATACAAATGATCATAATAGAATATTGCATAAATTACACTCGATCAATGACAAAGATGGaaaatttgtatttgtcCAGTTACCAAATATACTACCCGATTTTACTGATTTAGCACCACCTAAACCAGAAAGCgttgaagatgaagacACTAACAAAGATGGAAAGGAAAATAGTGGTGAAAAGGCTAAAGCTGCACTAGAGAAAAAACCAACAAAAAGATTAGGTGCGCTAGCTAAAAAggcaaagaaaaaagatgaaGGGCCACCTATTGTGAatcaaaaagaattatctgGTAGAATTGGAACCATTAGGGTACATAAATCTGGTAAACTATCAGTTAAAATAGGTGACGTGATTATGGATGTCGCAAGAGGTGCCGATCCAACGTTCTTCCAAGACATTATAGCATTCAATGAGAAAGATGAAAATCCAGTGGCAGAACATCTAGGCCTAATTGATGAGAAGATAATAGTGATGCCAAAATTTTAG
- the SAS10 gene encoding rRNA-processing protein SAS10 (similar to Saccharomyces cerevisiae SAS10 (YDL153C); ancestral locus Anc_7.330): MAPARNTNNEDPYGLNEVDDFARKSEKILFENSTLANRRDESDDNPDDEEEEVLAIDESSSSEDESQDETAAQLDGADAYKKIFGRKMDTYNSAEENENAMLDQENAWGVSKSEYYGADDLDDDETAKEIEKEALRQQKKHLEELNMGDYLDDEIEEEWVKDAKEFDVGEFKESTKQEGNSVSINDILNMDLAGKKNYLQSMIPEFFPLSQELTQLTSTLKELKSQEQTEFIKLKVLALSGYLGTISSYFGLLLSELNNNEDFTSMKEHPVMESILTSKEIWRQANELPDSFENTKSSNVDEEQVSEDEEVDNNLETLDENILQTVDDVANPDGMVHVHTNNQSDIDEEEESEVDLDDFEEYVAQPRIANELPFEKSALENDDYVESEMLDIDAQEKMARKKTLRFYTAKIDQQDKKKKVKFNGDDDIPYKERLYKRQQQLIEEARKRGLSDSNGADLDDNDYKSEDEAASKVVNTAGENDYYNEIKASLNQKKEARIQAHKKAQLAARDGKLAELAEEVGVEGKRAINYQILKNKGLTPNRKKENRNSRVKKRKRYEKAQKKLKSVRAVYSGGQSGAYEGEKTGIKKNLSRSVRFKN, encoded by the coding sequence ATGGCACCAGCACGcaatacaaataatgaagatcCTTATGGATTAAATGAAGTTGATGATTTTGCTAGAAAGAGTgagaaaattttatttgaaaactCAACTTTGGCTAATCGGAGAGATGAAAGTGACGATAACCCAGATGACGAAGAAGAGGAAGTCTTAGCCATTGATGAAAGCTCATCATCAGAAGATGAAAGTCAGGATGAAACTGCTGCTCAGTTAGATGGTGCAGATGCCTATAAGAAAATTTTTGGCAGAAAAATGGATACCTATAACTCTGCAGAGGAGAACGAAAATGCAATGTTGGATCAAGAGAATGCTTGGGGTGTTTCTAAAAGCGAATATTATGGTGCTGATGATTTAGATGACGATGAAACAGCTAAGGAAATTGAGAAAGAAGCTCTTCGTCAACAAAAGAAACACCTTGAAGAACTTAACATGGGTGACTATttagatgatgaaattgaagagGAGTGGGTAAAAGATGCCAAAGAATTCGATGTAGgtgaatttaaagaatcaaCAAAGCAAGAAGGCAATTCTGTAtctattaatgatattttgaacatGGACTTAGCaggtaaaaaaaactatttaCAATCAATGATTCCTGAATTTTTCCCCTTAAGTCAGGAACTAACTCAACTAACGTCCACTTTAAAGGAATTAAAATCACAAGAGCAAACggaatttattaaattaaaagttttGGCCCTATCAGGGTACTTAGGTAcaatttcttcttatttTGGCTTATTACTAAGTGAGTTAAACAATAATGAAGACTTTACAAGTATGAAGGAACATCCTGTGATGGAGTCTATCCTAACATCTAAAGAAATATGGAGACAAGCTAATGAATTGCCTGATAGTTttgaaaatacaaaatcTTCTAATGTTGACGAAGAGCAAGTATCTGAAGATGAGGAAGTTGATAATAATCTTGAAACTTTGGACGAAAATATATTGCAAACTGTTGATGATGTCGCAAACCCTGATGGCATGGTTCACGTGCATACTAATAATCAATCAGATATAGATGAAGAGGAAGAAAGTGAAGTAGATTTAgatgattttgaagaatatgTTGCTCAACCACGTATAGCGAACGAGCTaccatttgaaaaatcagcattagaaaatgatgacTATGTTGAAAGTGAAATGCTAGATATTGATGCCCAAGAAAAGATGGCAAGGAAGAAAACATTACGCTTCTATACAGCTAAGATTGATCAACAAgacaaaaagaaaaaagttaaatttaacggtgatgatgatatacCCTACAAAGAACGACTATACAAGAGACAACAGcaattaattgaagaagCTCGCAAGCGTGGTTTATCTGATTCAAATGGTGCTGACTTGGACGATAATGATTATAAGTCTGAAGATGAAGCTGCTTCCAAGGTAGTAAACACTGCAGGTGaaaatgattattataaCGAAATTAAAGCTTCTCTAAACCAAAAGAAAGAAGCCCGTATTCAGGCTCATAAAAAGGCTCAACTTGCAGCCAGAGATGGTAAATTAGCTGAACTAGCAGAAGAGGTTGGTGTTGAAGGTAAGCGTGCTATTAACTAtcaaattttgaagaacAAGGGTTTAACACCAAAcagaaagaaagaaaacaGAAACTCACGTGTAAAGAAGAGAAAGAGATACGAAAAGGcacaaaagaaattaaaatcgGTACGTGCTGTTTATTCTGGTGGCCAGTCAGGTGCATATGAGGGTGAAAAGACCGGTATCAAGAAGAATCTGTCAAGATCTGTTCGGTTTAAAAATTAG
- the NOP14 gene encoding snoRNA-binding rRNA-processing protein NOP14 (similar to Saccharomyces cerevisiae NOP14 (YDL148C); ancestral locus Anc_7.327) yields MAGSQLKNLKATLKAHGLTGQTKSKKKNTKRQPKDFDREEKAKIIAKIREDFNPFEVKATRNKRKDNKIGNDKIAVGKPGISKQIGEEKRLHAFESRKKLKVRKVVLLISVYGERDKNMTEEEKMLERFTRERQSQSRKNKKDLFNLEGDTNEFDDGDMFGNGLTHLGKTISMDDDFDQGDLGLKRAYGDEDGTQEPFRKKTKAEIMREVIAKSKYYKHERQKEHAKMEDEVDALDEDFEDIMSELASSNMTSKATIQEKPEVDKDYDVKVKELLMEKRAVPADRTKTDEELKNEAEEKKKQLEQQRLDRMKGMLEDDDGKEKGVEDLDDGFWENDDDDDMAGEIIANSDDDVQLENDDEQEPLTHAENQLSNFPRQLPNAPCPSNVQELVSFLEKSPLNEHPKMVRAIIRAYQPKLAEGNNEKMSTFTGVLLRYILFISNQDPSQNVMDLQTAQNSLIRILKSLAEKYNRGLSDTSRLIISEIQERFTLGKFSNLTIGDLVFFSIMGTIFSTSDQYHIVITPCSILIGEFLEQIKLDSLPALAYGSILVKITLQYERLSKRFIPEVAYFLEKSLTSLLDRKFSNLDGIRLDSHALGLTKFSNFDENDTPILYLHQIFDNNNNSTDTFKKSIIKNCLESLEHIISSVWKELPAFKELIKPFELLLRQYSTAYPSLSNSEHIIDKIERLLKFDEHTPLTLQNHKPIAIPSRAPKFEENFNPDKKSYDPDRTRSELNKLKAQIKKERKFTMKEIRKDTRFEARQNISLKKKENEEYHAKMSRIVNSINTEEGAEKNKYEREKRLRNTKK; encoded by the coding sequence ATGGCTGGGTCACAACTGAAAAACTTGAAGGCCACATTGAAAGCTCATGGGCTAACTGGGCAAACCAAGtctaaaaagaagaatacTAAAAGACAACCAAAAGATTTCGATCGTGAGGAAAAGGCTAAGATAATTGCAAAGATTAGAGAAGACTTTAATCCTTTCGAAGTTAAGGCCACGAGAAATAAGagaaaagataataaaataggAAATGATAAGATAGCTGTTGGTAAGCCTGGGATTTCAAAACAAATTGGTGAAGAAAAGAGGTTACATGCATTCGAATCTAGAAAAAAACTAAAGGTAAGAAAGGTGGTATTGTTGATAAGCGTTTACGGTGAGAGAGATAAGAATATgactgaagaagaaaagatgTTGGAACGTTTCACTAGAGAAAGACAAAGCCAATCTagaaagaataaaaaagatttatttaatttggAAGGTGATACTaatgaatttgatgatGGCGATATGTTTGGAAATGGTTTAACCCATTTAGGTAAAACTATTTCGATGgatgatgattttgatCAAGGTGATCTAGGCCTAAAGAGAGCATATGGTGATGAAGATGGTACCCAAGAGCCATTTAGAAAGAAAACAAAGGCAGAAATTATGAGAGAAGTTATTGCTAAATCGAAATATTATAAACATGAAAGACAAAAGGAACATGCTAAAATGGAAGATGAAGTGGATGCGTTAGATGAAGACTTTGAAGATATTATGTCCGAATTAGCGTCTTCAAATATGACTTCTAAAGCCACTATACAGGAAAAACCTGAAGTCGATAAAGATTATGATGTTAAagtaaaagaattattaatggaaAAAAGGGCTGTTCCTGCAGATAGAACTAAAACAGATGAAGAACTTAAAAATGAAGCTGAGGAGAAAAAGAAGCAATTAGAGCAACAAAGACTAGATCGTATGAAAGGTATGcttgaagatgatgatggtaAAGAAAAAGGTGTTGAAGATTTGGATGATGGATTCTGggaaaatgatgatgacgatgacATGGCTGGCGAGATTATTGCAAACTCTGATGATGACGTTCAATTAGAGAATGATGATGAACAAGAGCCTCTGACACATGCTGAAAATCAATTATCTAACTTCCCAAGACAATTACCAAATGCACCATGCCCGTCCAACGTTCAAGAATTGGTATCTTTCTTGGAAAAATCACCTCTAAACGAGCATCCAAAAATGGTGCGTGCTATCATTAGAGCCTATCAACCGAAGCTAGCTGAAggtaataatgaaaaaatgtCTACTTTCACAGGTGTTCTTTtaagatatattttattcatatCTAATCAAGATCCATCTCAAAATGTTATGGATTTGCAGACAGCCCAAAACTCATTGATTCGTATTCTTAAATCATTAGCTGAAAAATACAACAGAGGATTATCGGATACCTCTAGATTGATAATATCTGAAATTCAAGAAAGATTCACTTTAGGCAAGTTTTCAAACTTAACTATCGGTGACCTAGTTTTCTTTAGTATTATGGGTACTATATTCTCAACATCTGACCAATATCATATTGTTATCACCCCATGCTCTATACTAATTGGTGAATTTTTagaacaaataaaattagattCATTACCTGCATTGGCATATGGGTCGATACTAGTTAAGATTACTTTGCAATACGAACGTTTGTCCAAAAGGTTTATTCCTGAGGTTGCttattttttggaaaaatccTTAACATCTTTATTAGACAGAAAATTCAGCAATTTAGATGGAATTAGATTGGATTCGCATGCTTTGGGTTTAACAAAGTTTTCTaattttgatgaaaatgatacGCCAATACTATATTTACATCAAATTTTCGACAATAACAACAACTCAACCGatacatttaaaaaatcaattattaaaaattgcCTTGAATCATTGGAACACATAATTTCAAGTGTTTGGAAGGAATTACCCGCATTCAAGGAGCTCATAAAGccttttgaattattactaaGACAATACTCTACTGCATATCCATCCTTATCAAACTCGGAACAcattattgataaaattgaacGATTGTTAAAGTTTGATGAACATACTCCATTGACGTTACAAAATCACAAACCAATTGCAATTCCATCTCGTGCACCAAAATTCGAAGAGAACTTCAATCCAGATAAGAAATCATATGATCCAGATAGAACTAGAAGcgaattgaataaattgaaGGCACAGATCAAAAAGGAACGTAAGTTTACTATGAAAGAAATTCGTAAAGATACAAGATTTGAAGCTAGACAAAATATTAGTCTtaagaagaaagaaaatgaagaatatcATGCCAAAATGTCTCGTATCGTCAATTCCATTAATACAGAAGAGGGTGCggagaaaaataaatatgaaagGGAAAAGAGACTTCGCAATACtaaaaaatag
- the ATG9 gene encoding autophagy protein ATG9 (similar to Saccharomyces cerevisiae ATG9 (YDL149W); ancestral locus Anc_7.328) — MTSQRPEDSQKIPQNTFLSRIFGLQSDEVSSTITSGGLIAYNTKATDSSDSALEGIGKRKKVLNELGNDEEGLRIPESDQESSTEDGNSSSENDFRINNQLNPAIHDLENNNNNNNNNNYGFNNKKDSIINDSFINNKPTGGKRNDILFKSLPKLGQVSSDEEEFSANEDENQINNDLINKKNKFSRTISPRKNQNFQPNLTDIQSMYEEDEEDDEMNEDATLLGHNKYNKHYNEDENFIKQSSLLIPRSIKNTFSKPPIDRRKQLFTSSNEANKSNYLNNNIQDNFIDLEGNRNSNIDRKNIRVSTIFGNNNPNTNFIQDSFLNIRGNTRTSTNNRNPRSSQQPGLFKNIQVLNNTPKNRLDTISPKETALWKWANVENLDIFFRDVYKYYLGNGFYCIVLQKYLNIATLLFVVFISTFMAYCIDYSLIPTSSKLSDVRIDKCYSSNISGFTKLFMYIFYVFITLKCIQLYFDIKNLREIQKFYRYLLNISDKELETISWQRIVEQLILLKDQNALTANVVEVKAKNRIDAHDVANRIMRKDNYFIALINSEILNLTITLTFLFEFILTKTLEWNLNLCIFGFVFNEGGYLKQNILKESHRERLVEELQKRFLLAGFLNIILAPFLVCYFVLLYFFRYFNEFKTSPGNLGARQYSPLAEWKFREYNELYHLFQKRLGLSRELADKYIQQFPNESTNILLKFVTLISGSFVAILVLLTIFDPENFFNFEISKDKTALFYITLFGSIWTICHNLIPNEYRVFDPEETLKELATYTHFLPNTWKGRYHMEEVKQEFCELYNLRVIVLLRELASLILTPFILWFSLPRNACDIIDFFRNNSTYVDGLGYVCKYAMFEVDEKPIIQTNSKDFKTAHDEGHNMNSWTVSDEDDASDLEDNEDRNARERMMRSYMYFIDDYENKDNMVGKTQIPPMKTENKPVNWTTDYSWKKQFKPGQRPDLFLINQQLNDRPSNNNVREYNSTAPKNWQKNFNSDRGTVDLGESFINSGILKRPDRLQKPIQKTGVLALVKEYYKDTEIGR; from the coding sequence ATGACTTCACAACGACCTGAAGATTCTCAAAAAATACCACAAAATACTTTCTTATCAAGAATATTTGGTCTTCAATCTGATGAAGTATCCTCTACGATAACTAGCGGTGGCCTTATTGCATACAATACAAAGGCAACTGACTCAAGTGATTCAGCATTAGAGGGTATAGGGAAGCGAAAGAAGGTTCTGAATGAGTTGGgcaatgatgaagaaggtTTACGCATTCCTGAATCGGATCAAGAATCATCAACGGAAGACGGGAATTCAAGTTCTGAGAATGATTttagaataaataatcaacTGAATCCTGCAATACATGAtctggaaaataataataataataataataataataattatggATTCAACAACAAGAAAGACAGCATTATAAATGATTCattcatcaataataaaccTACAGGAGGGAAAAGAAATGACATACTGTTTAAATCATTGCCAAAACTTGGCCAAGTTTCaagtgatgaagaagaatttagcgcaaatgaagatgagaatcaaataaataatgatcttataaataagaaaaataagttTAGCCGGACCATATCACCTAGAAAGAATCAAAACTTTCAACCAAATTTAACAGACATTCAAAGCATGTATGAAGAGGATGAAGAGGATGATGAAATGAATGAAGATGCGACACTATTAGGTCAcaacaaatataataagcattataatgaagatgagaattttattaaacaGTCTTCTTTGTTAATACCTAGGTCcattaaaaatacatttTCGAAACCCCCTATTGATAGACGGAAGCAATTATTTACTTCTTCAAATGAGGCAAATAAGtccaattatttgaataataatattcaagaCAATTTTATTGATCTAGAGGGCAATAGAAATAGTAATATAGATCGAAAGAATATACGGGTCTCTActatttttggaaataaCAATCCTAATACTAACTTTATACAAGATAGTTTCTTGAACATTAGAGGTAATACTAGGACTTCAACTAACAATAGAAATCCAAGAAGCAGCCAACAACCAGGACTCTTCAAAAACATCCAAGTTCTAAACAATACTCCCAAAAATAGATTAGACACAATAAGCCCGAAAGAGACTGCATTGTGGAAATGGGCAAACGTAGAAAACTTAGATATTTTCTTTCGTGATGtttacaaatattatttaggAAATGGGTTTTATTGTATCGTcttacaaaaatatttgaatattgcaactttattatttgttgtttttatttcaacTTTTATGGCTTATTGTATCgattattctttaattccTACGAGCAGCAAATTATCAGATGTACGAATTGACAAATGTTACTCTAGTAATATATCTGGATTcacaaaattattcatgtatatattttacgTGTTCATTACACTGAAATGtatacaattatatttcgatataaaaaatctaaGAGAAATCCAGAAGTTTTATAGAtatctattaaatatatcagATAAAGAACTGGAAACAATTTCTTGGCAGAGAATTGTAGAgcaattaatattattaaaagatcaAAACGCATTAACAGCAAATGTTGTAGAGGTAAAGGCtaaaaatagaattgaTGCTCATGACGTAGCGAATAGAATAATGAGAAAAGACAATTACTTTATtgctttaattaattcagagatattgaatttaacTATTACCCTTACCTTTCTATTCGAATTCATACTGACAAAAACTTTAGAATGGAATTTAAACCTTTGTATATTTGGGTTCGTATTTAACGAAGGGGGCTATTTGAagcaaaatattttgaaagaatCTCATAGAGAAAGATTAGTAGAAGAATTGCAAAAACGATTTTTATTAGCAGgctttttaaatattattttagcTCCATTTTTAGTATGCTATTTTGTATTACTATACTTTTTCAGATATTTCAATGAGTTTAAAACATCCCCTGGTAATTTAGGTGCAAGACAATATTCACCACTCGCAGAATGGAAATTTAGAGAATATAATGAACTATATCATTTATTCCAAAAAAGATTAGGATTAAGCAGAGAATTGGCAGATAAGTATATTCAACAATTTCCGAATGAAAGTACGAATATTCTTCTAAAGTTTGTTACGTTAATATCTGGGTCTTTCGTCGCTATCTTAGTTTTATTAACAATATTTGACCCTgagaattttttcaattttgaaatcaGCAAAGACAAAACCGCTCTGTTTTATATTACATTATTTGGTTCTATTTGGACGATTTGTCATAACCTCATTCCAAATGAATATAGAGTATTTGATCCTGAAGAAACACTTAAGGAACTTGCTACTTATACACATTTTCTGCCAAATACATGGAAAGGAAGGTATCATATGGAAGAAGTCAAACAAGAATTTTGTGAGTTATATAATCTAAGGGTGATTGTCTTATTGCGTGAATTAGCAAGCTTAATTTTAACTCCATTTATTTTGTGGTTTTCATTACCTAGAAATGCATGTGACATCATAGATTTTTTCAGAAATAATTCTACATATGTTGACGGCTTAGGCTATGTATGCAAATATGCAATGTTTGAAGTTGATGAAAAACCTATTATTCAGACTAATTCTAAAGACTTTAAGACAGCCCATGATGAAGGACATAATATGAATAGTTGGACTGTAagtgatgaagatgatgcCAGCGATCTtgaagataatgaagataGAAATGCGAGAGAAAGGATGATGAGGTCGTATATGTATTTCATAGATGACTACGAAAATAAGGATAACATGGTGGGTAAAACTCAAATTCCTCCAATGAAGACAGAGAACAAACCAGTGAATTGGACTACAGATTATTCGTGgaaaaaacaatttaagCCAGGACAAAGGCCTGACCTATTCCTGATAAACCAGCAATTGAATGATCGTCCTAGCAACAATAATGTCAGAGAGTATAATTCTACTGCACCAAAAAATTGGCAGAAGAATTTCAATTCGGACAGAGGTACTGTTGATTTAGGTGAATCTTTCATTAATTCTGGAATTCTAAAACGACCAGATAGGCTCCAAAAACCTATTCAAAAGACAGGAGTGCTTGCACTGGTTAAAGAATATTACAAAGATACGGAAATTGGGCGTTGA